The following coding sequences lie in one Primulina huaijiensis isolate GDHJ02 chromosome 2, ASM1229523v2, whole genome shotgun sequence genomic window:
- the LOC140970104 gene encoding FACT complex subunit SPT16, with the protein MPDQNVKGNDNNAKAPGSGANAYTINLEIFSKRLKMLYTNWSENKSDLWGGSEVFAVATPPLSEDLRYLKSSAFNIWLIGHEFPDTIMVFMKKHVHFLCSQKKVSLLEVVKKSAKDAVGVEVIMHVKAKNDDGTTLMDNIFRAVRTESRMDGFDVPVFGHIAREAPEGILLEMWAQKLKSANFQLTDVTNGFSDLFAVKDPTEITNLKKAAYLTSSVMKTFVVPKLEKIIDEEKKVTHSSLMDDTEKVILEPARIKVKLKAENVDICYPPIFESGGEFDLRPSASSNDENLFYDSTSVIICAIGSRYNSYCSNVARTVLIDANPVQSKAYEVLLKAHDAAIAALKPGRKVGDVYLAALSVVEKEAPEMVPNLTKSAGTGIGLEFRESGLNLNSKNDRMLKTGMVFNVSLGFHNLQIATKNPKTQKFSMLLADTVIVGDRVPEVLTFTCSKALKDVAYSFNEEGEEELPKVKVVSNGAETFSSKATLRSVNHEVSKEELRRQHQAALARRKNEETARRLAGGGTEGTSHGPMKPSGELIAYKNINDIPPPREFMIQIDQKNEAILLPVYGRMVPFHIATVKSVSSQQDTSRTCYIRIMFNVPGAPFSQHDANLQKFQDSIYVKEVSFHSKDPRHISEVVQLIKTLRRQVASRESEKAERATLVTQEKLQLAGAKFKPIRLSDLWIRPVFGGRGRKLSGTLEAHANGLRYATSRSDERVDIMFGNIKHAFFQPAEKEMITLLHFHLHNHIMVGNKKTKDVQFYVEVMDVVQTIGGGKRSAYDPDEIEEEQRERDRKNKISLDFQNFVNRVNDLWSQPQFKSLDLEFDQPLRELGFHGVPHKSSAFIVPTSTCLVELIETPFVVITLNEIEIVNLERVGLGQKNFDMTIVFKDFKRDVMRIDSIPTSSLDGIKEWLDTTDLKYYESRLNLNWRQILKTITDDPEQFIEDGGWEFLNLEASDSDSDNSQESDQGYEPSDVQSDTGSEEEDEDSESLVESEDDEEDDSNEEDEEDEGKTWEELEREASNADREKGNESDSEEERKRRKMKAFGKSRAPERRPGASLPKKARFR; encoded by the coding sequence ATGCCTGATCAAAATGTTAAagggaatgataataatgccaAGGCGCCAGGAAGCGGGGCCAATGCCTACACAATTAATCTGGAAATCTTCAGCAAACGGTTAAAAATGTTATACACTAATTGGAGTGAAAATAAGAGTGATCTATGGGGTGGTTCCGAGGTTTTTGCAGTAGCAACTCCCCCTCTATCTGAGGATTTGCGATATCTGAAGTCTTCGGCCTTTAATATATGGTTGATCGGTCATGAATTTCCAGACACTATTATGGTGTTCATGAAGAAACATGTCCATTTTCTATGCAGCCAGAAGAAGGTGTCATTACTTGAAGTAGTGAAAAAATCTGCAAAAGATGCTGTAGGTGTGGAAGTTATAATGCATGTGAAGGCCAAGAATGATGATGGGACAACATTAATGGATAATATATTCCGTGCAGTTCGAACAGAGTCGAGGATGGACGGATTTGATGTCCCGGTTTTTGGGCACATTGCTAGAGAGGCCCCTGAAGGTATCCTTCTGGAGATGTGGGCTCAGAAGTTGAAGAGTGCAAATTTTCAGCTCACCGATGTTACAAATGGATTCTCAGATCTGTTTGCGGTGAAAGACCCTACTGAGATTACGAACTTGAAAAAGGCTGCTTACCTGACTTCCTCAGTGATGAAAACCTTTGTGGTCCCAAAGTTGGAGAAGATAATTGATGAAGAGAAGAAGGTAACCCATTCTTCCTTGATGGATGACACTGAAAAGGTCATACTTGAGCCTGCAAGGATAAAGGTGAAGCTGAAAGCTGAAAATGTTGATATATGCTACCCACCAATTTTTGAAAGCGGAGGGGAATTTGATCTCAGACCTAGTGCGTCAAGCAATGATGAAAATCTGTTTTATGATTCTACTAGTGTGATTATATGTGCAATAGGATCTCGGTACAACAGCTATTGCTCAAATGTGGCTCGGACTGTTCTAATTGATGCCAACCCCGTGCAAAGCAAGGCCTATGAAGTCCTCCTAAAGGCTCATGATGCAGCAATTGCTGCTTTGAAACCTGGACGTAAAGTTGGTGATGTATACCTGGCAGCTCTTTCTGTAGTTGAAAAGGAAGCACCTGAAATGGTTCCCAATTTGACAAAATCCGCAGGAACTGGAATAGGTCTTGAATTTCGTGAGTCAGGACTTAATCTAAATAGCAAAAATGATCGAATGCTGAAGACAGGCATGGTCTTTAACGTGTCTCTTGGGTTTCATAATTTGCAAATAGCGACGAAGAAtccaaaaacccaaaaattttcTATGTTGCTTGCTGATACGGTTATTGTTGGTGATCGTGTTCCGGAAGTGTTGACTTTCACCTGTTCTAAAGCTTTGAAAGATGTGGCATACTCTTTCAATGAAGAAGGAGAAGAAGAGCTGCCTAAAGTTAAAGTTGTATCTAATGGTGCTGAGACATTCTCGTCTAAGGCAACACTTAGATCAGTTAACCATGAGGTGTCAAAAGAAGAGTTGAGGAGGCAGCATCAAGCAGCTCTGGCTCGTCGGAAGAACGAAGAAACTGCAAGAAGACTTGCTGGTGGTGGTACTGAAGGAACAAGTCATGGTCCTATGAAACCCTCAGGAGAGCTGATTGCATACAAGAACATCAATGATATACCTCCTCCGAGAGAATTTATGATTCAGATTGATCAAAAAAATGAGGCCATTTTGCTGCCTGTTTATGGAAGGATGGTGCCTTTCCACATTGCTACTGTAAAGAGTGTATCTAGCCAGCAGGACACAAGTCGAACATGTTATATTCGGATAATGTTTAATGTACCCGGTGCTCCTTTCTCTCAACATGATGCAAACTTGCAGAAGTTTCAAGATTCTATTTATGTTAAAGAAGTTTCATTTCACTCCAAGGATCCAAGACATATCAGTGAAGTTGTTCAGTTAATTAAAACTCTCCGTAGACAGGTCGCCTCCCGTGAATCAGAGAAAGCTGAGCGGGCAACTTTAGTTACCCAAGAAAAACTGCAACTCGCTGGAGCAAAATTTAAGCCAATTAGGTTGTCTGACCTTTGGATACGCCCAGTTTTTGGTGGTCGGGGAAGAAAGCTTAGTGGCACCCTGGAAGCGCATGCAAATGGACTTCGTTATGCGACTTCAAGATCAGATGAGCGGGTGGACATCATGTTTGGAAACATCAAACACGCATTCTTCCAGCCAGCGGAGAAAGAAATGATCACCCTCCTGCATTTTCACCTGCACAACCACATTATGGTGGGGAACAAGAAAACCAAAGATGTTCAGTTTTATGTTGAAGTCATGGATGTAGTACAGACTATTGGAGGTGGAAAAAGATCTGCCTATGACCCTGATGAGATTGAGGAGGAGCAGCGGGAGAGAGATAGAAAGAACAAAATTAGCTTGGATTTTCAAAACTTTGTCAATAGGGTCAATGATCTATGGTCACAACCTCAATTCAAATCACTGGATCTGGAGTTTGATCAGCCACTGAGAGAACTTGGTTTTCATGGTGTGCCACATAAATCATCTGCATTCATAGTACCGACATCTACATGCCTTGTGGAGCTCATAGAGACTCCGTTTGTGGTTATTACCCTTAATGAGATTGAGATAGTTAATTTGGAGAGGGTTGGTCTGGGTCAGAAGAATTTTGACATGACCATTGTGTTCAAGGACTTCAAGCGGGATGTAATGCGTATTGATTCAATCCCTACATCATCTCTAGATGGCATTAAAGAGTGGCTTGACACGACAGATCTTAAGTACTATGAGAGTAGGCTAAATCTTAACTGGAGGCAGATACTAAAAACAATCACTGATGACCCAGAACAGTTTATAGAGGATGGTGGATGGGAATTTTTGAACTTGGAGGCTAGTGATTCAGATTCTGATAATTCACAGGAGTCAGATCAAGGATATGAACCTTCAGATGTACAATCTGACACTGGGTCGGAAGAAGAGGATGAAGATAGTGAATCTTTAGTGGAGTCTGAAGATGACGAGGAAGATGATTCAAACGAGGAGGATGAGGAAGATGAAGGGAAAACCTGGGAGGAGTTGGAAAGGGAAGCTAGTAATGCAGACAGAGAGAAGGGAAATGAATCAGACAGCGAggaggaaagaaaaagaaggaaaatgAAGGCCTTTGGAAAATCTCGTGCGCCGGAAAGAAGACCAGGTGCCAGCCTTCCCAAGAAGGCCAGGTTTAGGTAA
- the LOC140970111 gene encoding kinesin-like protein KIN-1: MLKRMRNIRVCALFRPLNEKERSDHGDAVCITGVDSEFFIIKDEKQEEVEFCFDKVFYQGSEQADIYEFIALPIVKGIVNGVNGAIITYGQTGAGKTYTMEGPKLIDCEEKEKGLLPRVVDGIFDMIKHSNDMSKYMIKLSMVEIYMERVRDLFDLSKDNLQIKESREQGIFVSGVTEIPVSDSAEALHCLSSGIANRAVGDTQMNVVSSRSHCIYIFSIELELEKERRSGKLILVDLAGSEKAERTGAGGRVLEEAKTINKSLSALGNVINALTCASTVRGNHIPYRDSKLTRILQDAIGGDSHTTLLCCCSPSPSNASETLSTLRFGSRARHIKASALVNFKGDEDTNSPESVSLIKDGSCEKILEKMKQRMKIEDVQLLEQLFILEGIFFDPNSKEKTEAAYEDVISTTISSLQEAVESLATKVEELKNDKLALEKENKALKNQIITTQSSPFLWRICRWNP, from the exons ATGCTGAAAAGGATGAGGAACATAAGAGTTTGCGCTCTGTTCAGACCTCTGAATGAGAAAGAAAGGTCCGACCATGGTGATGCCGTCTGCATTACCGGTGTTGATTCTGAATTCTTTATAATCAAG GATGAGAAGCAAGAGGAAGTGGAGTTTTGTTTTGATAAAGTGTTCTATCAAGGATCAGAGCAGGCCGACATATATGAATTCATAGCTTTACCCATTGTAAAGG GTATTGTTAATGGTGTGAATGGTGCCATCATTACATATGGACAG ACAGGAGCAGGAAAAACTTACACCATGGAG GGACCAAAGTTAATAGATTGTGAGGAAAAAGAGAAAGGCTTGCTACCAAGAGTGGTGGATGGCATTTTTGACATGATTAAACATTCAAACGACATGTCCAAGTATATGATTAAACTGTCAATG GTAGAAATATACATGGAGAGAGTAAG GGACCTTTTTGATCTGTCCAAGGACAATTTGCAGATTAAGGAGAGCAGGGAGCAAGGAATATTTGTGTCTGGAGTGACAGAG ATCCCGGTATCAGATTCTGCTGAGGCATTACATTGTCTTTCG AGTGGAATAGCAAACAGAGCCGTTGGAGACACCC AAATGAATGTAGTCAGCAGTAGAAGTCACTGCATATACATATTTTCAATCGAGCTGGAACTAGAGAAGGAGAGAAG GTCTGGAAAGTTAATCCTTGTAGACTTAGCGGGATCTGAGAAAGCAGAGAGGACTGGAGCTGGAGGCAGAGTTCTTGAAGAAGCAAAAACTATCAACAAATCACTGTCAGCACTTGGAAACGTGATAAATGCTTTAACTTGTGCTTCAACAGTAAGGGGGAATCATATCCCCTATCGTGACTCTAAGCTTACACGGATTTTGCAGGATGCTATT GGAGGAGACTCCCATACTACATTGCTCTGCTGCTGCTCACCAAGCCCATCAAATGCGTCAGAGACCTTATCCACTCTTCGATTTGGTTCAAG AGCAAGGCATATAAAGGCATCAGCACTAGTAAATTTCAAAGGAGATGAAGACACCAACAGTCCTGAATCAGTCTCATTGATCAAAGATGGGTCATGTGAGAAGATTTTGGAAAAG ATGAAACAGAGAATGAAGATCGAAGATGTCCAACTGCTTGAGCAGCTATTCATTTTGGAAGGAATTTTCTTCGACCCCAACTCGAAGGAAAAAACTGAAGCAGCTTATGAAGATGTTATATCAACCACTATTTCATCATTACAAGAAGCTGTCGAATCACTTGCTACCAAAGTAGAAGAG CTCAAGAATGACAAGTTGGCTTTGGAGAAGGAGAACAAGGCTCTCAAAAACCAGATCATAACTACTCAATCATCACCATTCCTGTGGAGGATTTGTAGATGGAATCCATAG